The Streptococcus parasanguinis genomic sequence AATACTGTCTATTTTATAGGACAATCAATTCTTTAGGAGCAAGAGTCAAGACTTCACAGCCAGTTTCTGTAATCAAGAGGTCATCTTCGATCCGCACGCCAGAGAGACCTTCGATATAAATACCTGGCTCATCTGTTAAGACCATACCTGCTTGAATCGCTTCTTTAGACGTTTGGCTGAAGTATGGTTCTTCGTGGATATCTAGCCCAATTCCATGACCGATTCCATGAGTAAAGTATTGACCATAGCCGGCTGCCTCGATCACATCACGTGGGATTTTATCAAAATCACGGAAGCCAAGTCCATCTTTAGCAGCATCAATCAAGGCTTGATTGGCTTTCAAAACGGTTTCGTAAATCTCTCTTTCCTTGTCGCTGACATGTCCTGCATAGATTGTCCGTGTCATATCGCTAACATAGTGATTATACAAGCAACCAAAATCAAGGGTCAAGGCATCTCCTGCTGAAATGACCCGATCACTTGGAGTCGCATGAGGCATGGCAGAGCGTTCACCAGCTGCTGAGATAATATCAAAAGATACACCAGAAGCTCCTAACTCCCGCATTCTAAAATCTAGGAAAGTCGCTGCTTCCAACTCTGTCGTTTTCCCTACCTTGATATAGTCTAAAATATCATGGAAGGCTTGGTCAGAGATGCTACAAGCTTTTTTAATCGCCGCAATCTCGGTCTCATCTTTAATCAAGCGCAATTCCATGACAAAGTTCGCTAGGGATTGAAGGCTAATACCACTGAAAACAGAAGCCATGCGGGCATGGTAGGCCACCGTCACTTCATCCTCAAAACCAAGTTCTTTGATTCCAAGGTCCTTAACGATCTCTGCAGCTGCAGTCAACTCATCGCGGGTTTCCACAATCTCTACAAAGGGGAAACAAGTCGCATGGGCATGGATGGTGTAGCGCGAATCTGTAAAGAGTACCACGCGTTCTTCTGTCACCAAAGCGGTCCCGTTTGAACCCCAGAAATTGGTTAAATAATAAACATTTTTCAAATTGTTAATCAATACCGCTTTGAGGTTTTGGGCTTTCATTTTGTTTCTTAAGTTGCTGATCCGTTGATTCATTGTAATTTTCCTTTCAAATATTGTCCTGTGTAGCTAGCAGGATTTGCTGCTACTTCTTCTGGTGTTCCGGTCGCAATAATGGTTCCGCCACCGACACCGCCTTCGGGTCCTAAATCGATGATATGGTCTGCTGTCTTAATGACATCCAAATTGTGCTCAATCACAAGGACCGTATTGCCATCATCCACAAACCGCTCTAAGACTTTGATCAAGCGAGAAATGTCTTCGGTATGGAGTCCGGTCGTTGGTTCATCCAAGATATAGAAGGATTTTCCTGTAGAGCGCTTGTGCAATTCAGAAGCCAACTTCATCCGCTGCGCTTCCCCACCTGAAAGGGTGGTCGCTGGTTGCCCCAGCGTTACATAGCCCAAGCCCACATCCTGGATGGTCTTGAGTTTGCGTTCAATTTTTGGAATGTGCTTGAAGAATTCAACTGCCTTGTTGACCGTCATATCCAGCACTTCTGCGATATTTTTTTCCTTGTAGTGGACTTCGAGAGTCTCACTATTGTAACGACGTCCATGGCAGACTTCACAAGGAACGAAGACATCTGGCAAGAAGTGCATTTCAATCTTGATGATCCCATCTCCTGAGCAGGCTTCACAACGCCCGCCCTTGACATTGAAACTAAAGCGGCCTTTTTTATAGCCCCGAATTTTGGCTTCATTGGTCTGAGCAAAGAGATCGCGAATGTCATCGAAGACGCCTGTATAAGTCGCTGGATTAGAACGAGGAGTCCGACCAATCGGGCTTTGATCAATGTCGATCAAGCGATCGATGTGCTCAATCCCCTGAATCGTCTTGTATTTTCCTGGTTTTTCCGAATTTCGGTTGAGCTTTTGAGCGATGGCTTTTTTCAAGATGCCATTGATCAAGGTCGATTTTCCAGAACCGGAAACTCCAGTGACTGCGATGAATTTGCCCAGAGGAAAACGAGCTGTGATGTCTTGTAAGTTGTTCTCACTGGCCCCTGTAATTTCAATAGAACGGCCATTCCCCGAACGGCGTTCTGTTGGAACCGGAATCTTACGCTTGCCAGACAAATATTGACCGGTGATGGATTTACTGTTGCGCGCCACCTGTTTTGGGGTTCCAGCCGCAAC encodes the following:
- a CDS encoding M24 family metallopeptidase; its protein translation is MNQRISNLRNKMKAQNLKAVLINNLKNVYYLTNFWGSNGTALVTEERVVLFTDSRYTIHAHATCFPFVEIVETRDELTAAAEIVKDLGIKELGFEDEVTVAYHARMASVFSGISLQSLANFVMELRLIKDETEIAAIKKACSISDQAFHDILDYIKVGKTTELEAATFLDFRMRELGASGVSFDIISAAGERSAMPHATPSDRVISAGDALTLDFGCLYNHYVSDMTRTIYAGHVSDKEREIYETVLKANQALIDAAKDGLGFRDFDKIPRDVIEAAGYGQYFTHGIGHGIGLDIHEEPYFSQTSKEAIQAGMVLTDEPGIYIEGLSGVRIEDDLLITETGCEVLTLAPKELIVL